From Draconibacterium halophilum, one genomic window encodes:
- a CDS encoding restriction endonuclease subunit S — MGYKYKKFQGRWLHKIPEEWEYVPTLRYLDSLVDYRGKTPKKVESGIFLVTAKNIKNGIINYELSKEYIEEDSYEEVMRRGKPEINDILFTTEAPLGEIALVDKVDVAFAQRIIKFRPRKEFINAIYFKYYLQSKFFQQSLLSLATGSTALGIKSSKLCLLRTLKPNISEQEQIANFLEYKTTQIDNLIEHKENLLKLLAEKRTAVITQAVTKGIEPNVEMTETGIDWLGEIPKNWKTVTLKWISSRYSGGTPDKTKPEFWYDGNIPWFNSGIVNNLFISEPSNYITEEGYIKSSAKYFEPGALLMALAGQGKTKGMVAQTMIKATCNQSLAVINITDQEPKFYLWWLNSKYKQIRGMSSQDGRDGLNLEMIGNIPCPIPPLNEQKRISDYIETEVRKIDSTNRKIQQSITQLKEYREALINAAVTGQIDVREENAYE, encoded by the coding sequence ATGGGTTATAAATATAAAAAGTTCCAGGGTAGGTGGCTCCATAAAATTCCGGAGGAATGGGAATACGTCCCTACATTGAGGTATTTGGATTCATTGGTTGACTACAGAGGAAAAACACCGAAAAAGGTGGAGTCCGGCATCTTTTTGGTAACCGCAAAAAATATCAAAAATGGTATAATTAATTACGAACTATCAAAGGAATATATTGAGGAAGATAGTTATGAAGAAGTTATGAGGCGGGGAAAGCCAGAGATCAATGATATATTATTTACGACAGAGGCACCACTTGGAGAAATTGCTCTAGTAGACAAAGTGGACGTAGCTTTTGCACAAAGAATAATTAAATTCAGACCAAGAAAAGAATTTATAAACGCAATATACTTTAAGTATTATTTACAAAGTAAATTTTTTCAACAAAGCCTTTTATCGTTAGCAACAGGATCAACAGCGCTTGGAATTAAGTCAAGTAAATTGTGTCTTTTACGAACGTTAAAACCAAACATTTCAGAGCAAGAGCAAATCGCTAACTTCCTGGAGTACAAAACCACGCAGATAGACAATCTTATTGAGCATAAAGAAAATCTTCTAAAACTACTTGCAGAGAAGCGAACAGCGGTCATTACTCAAGCCGTAACCAAAGGAATAGAACCAAATGTGGAGATGACGGAAACAGGTATAGATTGGTTGGGAGAGATACCAAAGAATTGGAAAACTGTTACATTAAAATGGATTAGTTCAAGATATTCTGGTGGTACGCCTGATAAAACGAAGCCTGAGTTTTGGTACGATGGAAATATTCCTTGGTTTAATTCAGGCATTGTAAACAATTTATTCATCTCAGAACCATCGAATTATATCACAGAAGAGGGATACATAAAAAGCAGTGCAAAATATTTTGAACCAGGCGCACTTCTAATGGCGCTCGCAGGGCAAGGAAAAACGAAAGGTATGGTCGCACAAACAATGATAAAGGCGACTTGTAATCAATCACTCGCAGTTATTAATATTACAGATCAAGAACCTAAGTTTTATCTTTGGTGGCTAAACTCAAAATATAAACAAATCAGAGGAATGTCAAGTCAGGATGGAAGAGATGGCCTTAACCTGGAAATGATCGGCAATATCCCGTGCCCTATACCGCCACTGAATGAACAAAAAAGAATCTCAGATTATATAGAAACCGAAGTAAGAAAGATAGACTCGACGAATAGAAAAATACAACAAAGTATAACCCAGCTAAAAGAATATCGAGAGGCATTAATCAATGCGGCAGTTACAGGACAAATCGACGTAAGAGAGGAGAACGCCTATGAGTAA
- a CDS encoding type I restriction endonuclease subunit R, with translation MSKHTEIRFEEAIEQALVPSGGYIKGDPKAYDIDKALFPGDVIGFIQDTQKKKWEALVDIIGDRAEETLVNDLVKELGLKGSLHVLRHGFKCFGKAFRLAYFTPNTKINNQAWEDYEKNILTVTRQVHFSPKNPALSLDVVLSLNGLPVVTLELKNHMTGQTIDNAIHQYKFDRHPADPIFRFKERALVHFAVDPDLVSMTTKLAGKDTFFLPFNKGHNYGAGNPPNDNNYKTAYLWEEVLQKDSLLDILSRFMHLQVEEKQVVTKKGIVRKTKETMIFPRYHQLDAVRCLVGDSKHKGSGHNYLIQHSAGSGKSNSIAWLAHRLSSLHNEQDEKIFDSVIVITDRRVLDQQLQDTIYQFEHKQGVVKKIDEDTKQLAKALSGGVPIIISTIQKFPFIAQAIETLEKKGEGVKIDTAGKRFAVIVDEAHSSQSGESAMELRKVLNRDGIQSAIAEQILDMDDEELSDEAKEAILMEMLKRPQQKNISYFAFTATPKFKTLAVFNEPGKTGKSPFHHYSMKQAIQEGFIMDVLEKYTNYKTYCGLIKSIEDDPEVPKKKAALALARFMSLHPHNISQKVEVIVEHFRAFTKHKIGGRAKAMVVTRSRLHAVKYKLEFDRYIKDKGYTDVKSLVAFSGTVIDPDFPDKSYSETGMNLGVKETELPEKFSTDEYQVLLVAEKYQTGFDQPLLHTMYVDKRLSGIQAVQTLSRLNRIASGKEDTFVLDFENDREEIYESFKPYYEITEKGPDGDPHQLYTLQHGLQEYRVFTEEEITALCDVWFKNRQEPTPGDHKKMNSILDKAIERFGDLEEQEQEEFKSKLVSFRNLYSFLSQVIPYQDSDLEKLYTYLRFLNTKLPKRQTGKFELEDEVELKYYRLQKISEGSIDLEAGEAEQLYGATEVGTGSAKEEEVQLSTLVNKLNDRFGTEFTLADQLFFDQVIETAMEDEKIREAAEVNSYENFMYYFGKMLEGLFIERMDGNEEIFTKLMNDDKMMQVAAKQVGKDVYNRVRK, from the coding sequence ATGAGTAAACACACCGAGATACGTTTTGAAGAAGCAATAGAACAGGCACTGGTCCCTTCAGGAGGTTATATTAAAGGAGATCCTAAGGCATATGATATTGATAAAGCCTTATTTCCAGGTGATGTAATTGGTTTTATCCAAGATACTCAGAAAAAGAAGTGGGAAGCACTTGTAGACATAATAGGAGATCGTGCAGAAGAAACACTTGTAAACGACCTTGTGAAAGAGTTAGGTTTGAAGGGATCTCTTCATGTGTTACGTCATGGATTTAAATGTTTCGGAAAAGCCTTTCGCTTAGCCTATTTTACACCTAACACAAAAATTAATAATCAGGCTTGGGAAGACTACGAGAAGAATATATTAACAGTAACTCGTCAGGTACATTTCAGCCCGAAGAATCCTGCCCTTTCTTTAGATGTAGTGCTATCATTAAACGGCTTGCCAGTGGTTACGTTGGAGCTTAAAAACCATATGACCGGTCAAACCATTGACAATGCTATACATCAATACAAGTTCGATCGTCACCCTGCTGATCCGATATTTCGTTTCAAAGAACGTGCCTTGGTACACTTTGCGGTTGACCCAGATCTGGTATCGATGACTACTAAACTTGCAGGTAAAGACACCTTCTTTCTTCCATTTAATAAGGGGCACAATTACGGAGCAGGTAATCCCCCTAACGATAACAACTACAAAACAGCCTACCTTTGGGAAGAGGTCTTGCAAAAGGATTCGCTCTTAGATATCCTCTCCCGGTTCATGCATTTACAAGTTGAAGAAAAGCAGGTAGTCACCAAGAAGGGTATCGTTCGCAAAACAAAGGAAACGATGATCTTTCCACGGTATCATCAATTAGATGCAGTTCGTTGTCTGGTAGGTGATTCGAAACATAAAGGCTCGGGACACAATTACTTAATACAACATTCAGCCGGTTCGGGCAAATCGAACTCTATAGCATGGCTTGCACATCGACTATCAAGTCTGCATAACGAACAGGATGAGAAAATCTTCGACTCTGTAATAGTAATAACAGACCGGAGGGTGCTTGATCAGCAGTTGCAAGACACAATCTACCAGTTTGAACACAAGCAAGGAGTAGTTAAAAAGATTGACGAGGATACAAAGCAACTAGCCAAAGCCTTATCAGGTGGAGTTCCGATAATCATATCTACCATACAAAAGTTTCCGTTCATCGCCCAGGCCATTGAAACCTTGGAGAAGAAAGGGGAAGGAGTAAAGATAGACACAGCAGGCAAAAGATTTGCAGTAATAGTAGATGAAGCGCACAGTTCGCAATCAGGTGAGAGTGCTATGGAATTGCGCAAGGTGTTGAATAGGGACGGTATACAGTCGGCTATAGCTGAACAGATTCTGGATATGGATGATGAAGAGCTATCAGACGAAGCAAAGGAAGCTATCCTTATGGAAATGCTAAAACGGCCGCAGCAGAAAAACATAAGTTATTTTGCATTTACAGCAACCCCAAAGTTTAAGACTCTTGCGGTCTTCAACGAGCCCGGAAAGACAGGTAAGTCACCATTTCACCACTATAGTATGAAGCAAGCTATACAAGAGGGCTTTATTATGGATGTGCTGGAAAAATATACAAACTACAAAACATACTGCGGACTTATAAAGTCAATTGAAGATGATCCCGAGGTGCCTAAAAAGAAGGCAGCCTTAGCTTTAGCTAGGTTTATGAGTTTACACCCACATAACATAAGCCAGAAAGTCGAAGTTATTGTAGAGCATTTTAGAGCATTTACAAAGCATAAGATCGGGGGAAGGGCTAAGGCTATGGTCGTAACACGTTCGAGGCTACACGCAGTTAAATACAAGCTTGAATTTGATCGTTACATAAAAGATAAAGGCTACACTGATGTTAAATCACTGGTTGCTTTTTCTGGCACTGTAATAGATCCTGACTTTCCGGATAAATCATACTCCGAAACCGGAATGAATCTGGGAGTAAAAGAGACGGAGTTACCCGAAAAATTCAGCACCGATGAATATCAGGTATTGTTAGTAGCCGAGAAATACCAGACAGGGTTTGATCAACCATTGCTACATACTATGTACGTAGATAAGCGTCTGTCGGGAATTCAAGCAGTACAAACACTCTCCCGGTTAAATAGAATCGCGTCAGGGAAGGAGGATACCTTTGTATTGGATTTCGAAAATGACCGGGAAGAGATATATGAGTCGTTTAAACCGTACTATGAGATAACAGAGAAGGGGCCAGATGGAGATCCCCATCAGCTCTACACTCTTCAGCATGGATTACAGGAGTATCGCGTATTTACCGAAGAAGAGATTACAGCACTTTGCGACGTATGGTTTAAAAACCGACAGGAACCTACACCCGGCGATCATAAGAAGATGAACAGCATCTTGGACAAGGCTATTGAGCGTTTTGGAGATTTGGAGGAACAGGAACAAGAAGAGTTTAAAAGTAAACTGGTGAGCTTTCGTAACCTTTATTCGTTCCTGTCGCAGGTAATACCTTATCAGGATTCAGACCTTGAAAAATTATATACGTATCTCCGCTTCTTAAACACAAAGCTTCCCAAACGTCAAACCGGAAAGTTTGAACTGGAAGACGAAGTAGAGCTTAAATACTACCGATTACAAAAGATAAGCGAAGGAAGTATAGATTTGGAAGCAGGCGAAGCAGAACAGCTATACGGCGCAACAGAAGTAGGTACCGGATCAGCTAAAGAAGAAGAGGTGCAACTATCGACGCTTGTAAATAAACTAAACGATCGCTTCGGCACAGAGTTTACATTAGCAGATCAGCTATTCTTCGACCAGGTTATAGAGACTGCAATGGAAGATGAAAAGATACGCGAAGCGGCGGAAGTTAATTCCTATGAGAACTTCATGTACTATTTCGGAAAGATGCTGGAAGGACTGTTTATAGAACGAATGGACGGTAACGAAGAGATCTTCACCAAGCTAATGAATGATGATAAAATGATGCAGGTAGCCGCCAAACAGGTAGGTAAGGATGTTTATAATCGGGTGCGGAAGTAA